TCCGCTCATACCCACCTCCCCTCCTATCAGTACGCTTTTTTTGAAAGAATCTATTTTATCCATTCTAATCCATGACTGATCCGGAGTTTTCCAAAAGACCGATTATCAAACTCGAAGAAGAGAGAATTCCCGACTTCTCATTCCTGGATAAAGAACTCGTTCAGCCTGAAAAAGGTTATCGATTTACGGCAGATGCCCTTCTTTTGGCCGACACGATTCACCCCCAGCCCAACGAAAATATCCTGGAATTCGGCGGCGGATGCGGCATCATTTCTCTTATTCTGGCTAAATTGAATCCGGAAGTAAAAATCATCTCGATCGAAATTCAGGAAGAATTGGCCCAATGTGCTCGAAAGAATATTGAGCTCTATCAGCTTCAGAATCAAATTGAAATTGTCAATGAAGATGCTCGGGAAGGTTGGCAAAAATTTACGAACGGCTCGTTTCAAAGAGTCGTCACCAATCCTCCCTACAGGGAAAGCGGAAAAGGAAAACTGAATCCATTAAATGATAAGGCCATTGCCAGGCATGAAATCAGTTTAAGCCTCAGCAGTATTATTCAGTGGAGCTCCTTCCTTCTCCAACCGGGTGGAAAACTCAACTTTATTTTTCCCTCAAGCCGCTATCGGGAAGCAACGCTTCTTCTAGAAAAAAATAATTTTGATTTGACCGATACGGAAGAGGTCAAACGGTCAAGAAATTCGGTACGAATTCTGGAAGCCTGTTATAAACCGTAGCCGCCGGTCGTCATTCCGATAAACGCATCGAGCGAAGGACAAAGCAGGTAAGGATTATTTTCCAGCTCTCTGCCCACGGTCGAAGTCGGCGTCGGACCATAGTCATGACCGGGATAAATTAAACTTTCCTTCGGAAGTGGCATAATCCTGGTTTTAAGACTTCGGAACATTTCCTCCGGAGACCCGCCAGGCAAATCACATCTCCCGATACTTCCTACAAATAGCGTATCTCCGGTCATCACCGAACCATCAACAAGAATAATACAGCTGCCGGGAGAATGTCCCGGGGTATGAATAAACTTAAA
This sequence is a window from Nitrospirota bacterium. Protein-coding genes within it:
- a CDS encoding methyltransferase yields the protein MTDPEFSKRPIIKLEEERIPDFSFLDKELVQPEKGYRFTADALLLADTIHPQPNENILEFGGGCGIISLILAKLNPEVKIISIEIQEELAQCARKNIELYQLQNQIEIVNEDAREGWQKFTNGSFQRVVTNPPYRESGKGKLNPLNDKAIARHEISLSLSSIIQWSSFLLQPGGKLNFIFPSSRYREATLLLEKNNFDLTDTEEVKRSRNSVRILEACYKP
- a CDS encoding MBL fold metallo-hydrolase; protein product: MQNFCYLIGDPSSGEGVVVDPGFEAQKILKTAQEAKIQIKLILNTHCHFDHTGANKDIKSATGAPIVIHREDAKYLKHFTPPPADKEMEDGELVELGKIGFKFIHTPGHSPGSCIILVDGSVMTGDTLFVGSIGRCDLPGGSPEEMFRSLKTRIMPLPKESLIYPGHDYGPTPTSTVGRELENNPYLLCPSLDAFIGMTTGGYGL